A region of Candidatus Binatia bacterium DNA encodes the following proteins:
- a CDS encoding enoyl-CoA hydratase/isomerase family protein, producing MARPARRTVQDAVEVARDGGVCTITLLGGAAGPCLTAELHAELAAAAAEIDLDEDVRVVVLRSRGAAFCRPAEVEPSPRAADAVAAVAALRVPVICLVQGDALDVGFELALACDLRLAAPRARFGLTQIARGALPRHGGTQRLPRVVGAARALHMLLLGETVRATRALRLGLVHRVVAARSLFAEGARLAAQLAERAPIAQRLAKEAMLAAFDLPLAEGLRLEGDLYVLLQSTRDRDEGIASFREKRRPRFANR from the coding sequence ATGGCGCGTCCCGCGCGGCGCACCGTGCAGGACGCGGTCGAGGTCGCGCGCGACGGCGGCGTCTGCACGATCACGCTGCTCGGCGGCGCCGCCGGACCATGCTTGACGGCCGAGCTGCACGCGGAGCTCGCGGCGGCCGCGGCGGAGATCGACCTCGACGAGGACGTGCGCGTCGTCGTCCTGCGCTCGCGCGGTGCGGCGTTCTGTCGTCCGGCGGAGGTCGAGCCATCGCCGCGAGCGGCGGACGCGGTCGCGGCGGTCGCGGCGCTGCGCGTGCCGGTGATTTGCCTCGTGCAGGGCGACGCGCTCGACGTCGGCTTCGAGCTCGCGCTGGCCTGCGATCTGCGCCTCGCGGCGCCGCGCGCACGTTTTGGCTTGACGCAGATCGCGCGCGGCGCGCTGCCGCGGCACGGCGGGACGCAGCGGCTGCCGCGCGTCGTCGGCGCGGCGCGGGCGCTGCACATGCTGCTGCTCGGCGAGACCGTGCGCGCGACGCGCGCGCTCCGACTCGGGCTCGTGCACCGCGTGGTCGCTGCGCGAAGTCTCTTCGCCGAGGGCGCGCGCCTCGCGGCGCAGCTCGCCGAGCGCGCGCCGATCGCGCAGCGGCTCGCCAAGGAAGCCATGCTCGCCGCCTTCGACCTGCCGCTCGCCGAGGGGCTGCGGCTCGAGGGCGACCTCTACGTGCTGCTGCAGTCGACCCGCGACCGCGACGAGGGGATCGCGAGCTTTCGCGAGAAGCGCCGGCCGCGCTTCGCGAACCGCTGA
- a CDS encoding enoyl-CoA hydratase/isomerase family protein — protein sequence MSEARRPATRLEREDRIVTLTLDRPETLNAYDKTMRDEIFATLEWLHREPEVSVLVVRGEGRAFSTGGDLNEFGTAPSPVRAREVRQVRDVWRLWSTLPCVSLAAVHGYAVGGGLEMALLCDFLVCTTDARFALPETGLGLIPGVGGTQTLPRAIGLSRAASVLLAGEWIDGREAARIGLALEAVPPSRLLTTARRLARRLASADPRLLRAAKQCVRRGIDLPLADGLRLERRIGSAIGPREQ from the coding sequence ATGAGCGAGGCCCGCCGTCCCGCGACGCGCCTCGAGCGCGAGGACCGCATCGTCACCTTGACGCTCGACCGCCCGGAGACGCTCAACGCGTACGACAAGACGATGCGCGACGAGATCTTCGCGACGCTCGAGTGGCTGCACCGCGAGCCCGAGGTCAGCGTGCTCGTCGTGCGCGGCGAGGGACGCGCGTTCTCGACCGGCGGCGACCTGAACGAGTTCGGCACCGCGCCGTCGCCGGTGCGCGCGCGCGAGGTGCGTCAGGTGCGCGACGTGTGGCGCCTGTGGTCGACGCTGCCGTGCGTGTCGCTTGCCGCCGTGCACGGCTACGCGGTCGGCGGTGGGCTCGAGATGGCGCTGCTGTGCGACTTCCTCGTCTGCACGACGGACGCGCGCTTCGCGCTGCCGGAGACCGGGCTCGGGCTGATCCCGGGCGTCGGAGGGACGCAGACGCTGCCGCGCGCGATCGGACTTTCGCGCGCCGCGAGCGTGCTGCTCGCGGGCGAGTGGATCGACGGACGCGAGGCGGCGCGGATCGGGCTCGCGCTCGAGGCCGTCCCGCCGTCGCGCCTGCTCACGACCGCGCGCAGGCTCGCCCGTCGCCTCGCGAGCGCCGACCCGCGGCTGCTGCGCGCGGCGAAGCAGTGCGTCAGACGCGGCATCGATCTGCCGCTCGCGGACGGCCTGCGGCTTGAGCGTCGCATCGGCTCCGCGATAGGACCGCGGGAGCAATGA
- the coaD gene encoding pantetheine-phosphate adenylyltransferase, which yields MPMAIYPGSFDPITNGHIDIIRRALHVFPRVTVAVAYNPNKDAAMFTPEERVEMIRESLRDVGDRVIADSFTGLLVDYAERIGARVLIRGLRAVSDFEYEFQMTMMNRHLRPNIETVFMMAGEQYFYTSSRLVKEVATFGGDVRNLVPDFVLERFKERLKKRAGDVRSRG from the coding sequence GTGCCCATGGCGATCTACCCGGGCTCGTTCGATCCGATCACCAACGGTCACATCGACATCATCCGACGCGCGTTGCACGTCTTCCCGCGGGTGACCGTCGCCGTCGCGTACAATCCGAACAAGGACGCGGCGATGTTCACCCCGGAAGAGCGCGTCGAGATGATCCGCGAGTCGCTCCGCGACGTCGGCGATCGTGTGATCGCGGACTCTTTCACCGGTCTGCTGGTCGACTATGCTGAGCGAATCGGCGCGCGTGTGCTGATCCGTGGCCTGCGCGCAGTGTCCGACTTCGAGTACGAGTTCCAGATGACGATGATGAACCGCCACCTGAGGCCGAACATCGAGACGGTCTTCATGATGGCGGGTGAGCAGTACTTCTACACCAGCTCGCGGCTCGTGAAGGAGGTCGCGACCTTCGGCGGAGACGTACGCAACCTGGTCCCGGACTTCGTGCTGGAGCGGTTCAAGGAACGGCTGAAGAAGAGAGCGGGGGACGTCCGCTCACGAGGCTAG
- a CDS encoding AMP-binding protein, with product MNTANFLSIPASMFGDQEILVYGEHRATYAETLSRVRRLARALAARGVGRGSNVAVLATNSHRYVECYYATATTGATFVPLNYRAKLHELEHMIGKAAPRVLVYGERYAPLLDQLRDKLPGDMQRVSIDGEGGDTVESLIASADEDIEDADVEESDTSVLMYTSGTTSLPKGVMLSFGDFTAYVVGTVEMADGEPRGTALLCVPLYHIAGATNIMTSIWTGRKLVLLSQFDAGEWLATVERERVTHAFVVPTMLKQILDHPRFASTDLSSMTNLSYGGAPMPFPVIRRALEAFPKTCGFVNAFGQTETTSTLTVLGPEDHKLTGDPAADEVVLRRLHSIGRPLPDVEIKVVDEAGNELPPGETGEILVRTPRVMKGYAGDVEGGARMEPDGFLHTRDLGYVDDDGYVFLVGRKDDMIIRGGENIAPAEVESILQGHPAVEEVAVLGLPSVEWGQIVAAAVVLRPGASATPEELSEYCRQRLASFKKPEVIKIVDQLPRNPLGKILRKDLREQLAAER from the coding sequence ATGAACACCGCCAACTTTCTTTCGATCCCCGCCTCGATGTTCGGCGACCAGGAGATCCTGGTCTACGGCGAGCATCGTGCGACCTATGCCGAGACGCTGTCGCGCGTGCGGCGCCTCGCGCGCGCGCTCGCCGCGCGCGGCGTCGGGCGCGGCTCGAACGTCGCCGTGCTCGCGACCAACTCGCACCGCTACGTCGAGTGCTACTACGCGACCGCGACGACCGGCGCGACCTTCGTGCCGCTCAACTACCGCGCGAAGCTGCACGAGCTCGAGCACATGATCGGCAAGGCGGCGCCGCGCGTGCTGGTCTACGGCGAGCGCTACGCGCCGCTGCTCGACCAGCTGCGCGACAAGCTGCCGGGCGACATGCAGCGCGTCTCGATCGATGGCGAGGGCGGGGACACCGTCGAGTCGCTGATCGCGAGCGCCGACGAGGACATCGAGGACGCGGACGTCGAGGAGTCCGACACCTCGGTGCTGATGTACACGAGCGGGACGACGTCGCTGCCGAAGGGCGTGATGCTGAGCTTCGGCGACTTCACGGCGTACGTCGTCGGCACCGTCGAGATGGCGGACGGCGAGCCGCGCGGCACCGCGCTGCTGTGCGTGCCGCTCTACCACATCGCCGGCGCGACCAACATCATGACCTCGATCTGGACCGGCCGGAAGCTCGTGCTGCTGAGCCAGTTCGACGCCGGCGAGTGGCTCGCGACGGTCGAGCGCGAGCGCGTCACGCACGCGTTCGTCGTGCCGACGATGCTGAAGCAGATCCTCGACCACCCGCGCTTCGCGAGCACCGATCTCTCGAGCATGACGAACCTGTCCTACGGCGGCGCGCCGATGCCGTTCCCGGTGATCCGCCGCGCGCTCGAGGCGTTTCCCAAGACGTGCGGCTTCGTGAACGCCTTCGGTCAGACGGAGACCACGTCGACGCTCACCGTGCTCGGACCCGAGGACCACAAGCTCACCGGCGATCCCGCCGCGGACGAGGTCGTGCTGCGTCGTCTGCACTCGATCGGCCGTCCGCTGCCCGACGTCGAGATCAAGGTGGTCGACGAGGCCGGCAACGAGCTGCCGCCGGGCGAGACCGGCGAGATCCTGGTGCGCACGCCGCGCGTCATGAAGGGCTACGCGGGCGACGTCGAGGGCGGCGCGCGCATGGAGCCGGACGGCTTCCTGCACACGCGCGACCTCGGCTACGTCGACGACGACGGCTACGTGTTCCTGGTCGGCCGCAAGGACGACATGATCATCCGCGGCGGCGAGAACATCGCGCCGGCCGAGGTCGAGTCGATCCTGCAGGGACATCCCGCGGTGGAGGAGGTCGCGGTGCTCGGCCTGCCGAGCGTCGAGTGGGGGCAGATCGTGGCGGCGGCGGTCGTCCTGCGTCCCGGCGCCAGCGCGACCCCCGAGGAGCTCTCCGAGTACTGCCGACAGCGGCTCGCGAGCTTCAAGAAGCCCGAGGTGATCAAGATCGTCGATCAGCTGCCGCGCAATCCGCTCGGCAAGATCCTGCGCAAGGACCTCCGCGAGCAGCTCGCCGCGGAGCGCTGA
- a CDS encoding amidohydrolase family protein — MLLRVAQGRVASCTPLAALPADRRAPADALGDPDALLLPALSDAHVHLVACAAEREALDLTRPRPATIAELLTRLVDAARGASPSRWLRATGYDEAWLAEHRHPTRAELDVAVPDVPLRVRHATRHASLLNSLALRRVEQQLGPLGAAHVANAPDGAPLAVVYGLEPEITRVVGPLGEEGILRGLRAVGAELSRHGVVHVDEVTASNDAARVALLARAVESGALPQRVRAYVRDADEVAAAREAAAGRVEIAGVKLLARAEEEARAPAFRDAVARARRLGLAVAVHAVEADVVAAVLDALAAAPPRSSAATRPRAIAATPLRTAAAVPPRSTLEPDRIEHASLCPPELVTRLASAGVAVVTQPAFLAARGDKYRREVEEPLWPWLYPLATLRKAGAHVVAGSDAPVVPLDPRLGLDAAVERRAGDVVLAPEERLDPASALELFTSSAARLRGEAAAPPWTPGAPCDLLVADAWSPRDGFASLRVRATLRAGRCIA, encoded by the coding sequence GTGCTGCTGCGCGTCGCGCAGGGACGCGTCGCGTCCTGCACGCCGCTCGCGGCGCTGCCGGCGGACCGCCGCGCTCCGGCGGACGCGCTCGGCGACCCCGACGCGCTGCTGCTGCCCGCGCTGAGCGACGCGCACGTGCACCTGGTCGCGTGCGCGGCGGAGCGCGAGGCGCTCGATCTCACGCGCCCGCGGCCGGCGACGATCGCGGAGCTGCTCACGCGCCTCGTCGACGCCGCGCGCGGCGCGTCGCCGAGCAGGTGGCTGCGTGCGACCGGCTACGACGAGGCCTGGCTCGCCGAGCATCGCCACCCGACGCGCGCCGAGCTCGACGTCGCGGTGCCGGACGTGCCGCTGCGCGTCCGCCACGCGACGCGGCACGCTTCGCTGCTCAACTCTCTCGCCCTTCGTCGCGTCGAGCAGCAGCTCGGGCCGCTCGGCGCGGCGCACGTCGCGAATGCTCCCGACGGCGCGCCGCTCGCCGTCGTCTACGGGCTCGAGCCGGAGATCACGCGCGTCGTCGGACCGCTCGGCGAAGAGGGGATCCTGCGCGGGCTGCGCGCCGTCGGCGCGGAGCTCTCGCGCCACGGCGTCGTGCACGTCGACGAGGTGACGGCGAGCAACGACGCCGCGCGCGTCGCGCTGCTCGCGCGCGCGGTCGAGAGCGGCGCGCTGCCGCAGCGCGTTCGCGCCTACGTGCGCGACGCGGACGAGGTCGCGGCGGCGCGCGAGGCGGCGGCGGGACGCGTCGAGATCGCGGGCGTCAAGCTGCTCGCGCGTGCGGAGGAGGAGGCGAGGGCGCCCGCGTTTCGCGACGCCGTCGCGCGCGCGCGGCGGCTCGGTCTGGCGGTCGCGGTGCACGCGGTGGAGGCGGACGTCGTCGCCGCGGTGCTCGACGCGCTCGCCGCGGCGCCGCCGCGCAGCAGCGCTGCGACGAGGCCGCGCGCCATCGCTGCAACGCCGCTGCGCACCGCCGCCGCAGTGCCGCCGCGCTCGACGCTCGAGCCCGATCGCATCGAGCACGCGTCGCTCTGTCCGCCCGAGCTCGTGACGCGGCTCGCGTCGGCGGGCGTCGCGGTCGTCACGCAGCCGGCGTTTCTCGCCGCGCGCGGCGACAAGTACCGGCGCGAGGTCGAGGAGCCGCTCTGGCCCTGGCTCTATCCGCTCGCGACGCTGCGCAAGGCCGGTGCGCACGTCGTCGCGGGCAGCGACGCTCCGGTCGTGCCGCTCGATCCGCGCCTCGGCCTCGACGCCGCGGTCGAGCGTCGCGCGGGCGACGTCGTGCTGGCGCCCGAGGAGAGGCTCGATCCGGCTTCGGCGCTCGAGCTGTTCACCTCTTCGGCGGCGCGGCTGCGCGGCGAAGCGGCAGCGCCGCCGTGGACGCCTGGAGCGCCGTGCGATCTGCTGGTCGCGGACGCGTGGTCGCCGCGCGACGGCTTCGCGTCGCTTCGGGTGCGCGCGACGCTGCGCGCCGGACGGTGCATCGCATGA
- the cofC gene encoding 2-phospho-L-lactate guanylyltransferase, translated as MLWAVVPAKLGGAVKTRLGATLTASQRHALAQAMLSDVLATLAAVPTLAGTVVVTRDDVVESLAERHGAIALHETRGGGLNAAVAEGIAACRARGATAVVVVMGDLPCLDARELASALERLPERGVLAVPSLDGTGTNVLAVRPLDVLPETHFGPGSLALHRTAAQSRGLELVTCELRGAALDVDTAQDLAVLGGRSTCGHATRAVLDAFASERAPLRDG; from the coding sequence ATGCTGTGGGCGGTCGTGCCGGCGAAGCTCGGTGGCGCGGTGAAGACGCGTCTGGGCGCGACGCTGACTGCGTCGCAGCGCCACGCGCTCGCGCAGGCGATGCTGTCCGACGTGCTCGCGACCCTCGCCGCGGTGCCGACGCTCGCGGGAACGGTCGTGGTGACGCGCGACGACGTGGTCGAGTCGCTCGCCGAGCGTCACGGCGCGATCGCCCTGCACGAGACCCGTGGCGGCGGGCTCAACGCCGCCGTCGCCGAGGGCATCGCGGCCTGTCGCGCGCGCGGCGCGACCGCCGTCGTCGTGGTGATGGGCGACCTGCCCTGCCTCGACGCGCGCGAGCTCGCGTCCGCCCTCGAGCGCCTGCCCGAGCGCGGCGTCCTCGCGGTCCCCTCGCTCGACGGCACCGGGACGAACGTCCTCGCCGTGCGCCCGCTCGACGTCCTGCCGGAGACGCACTTCGGACCCGGCAGCCTCGCGCTGCACCGCACGGCGGCGCAGTCGCGCGGGCTCGAGCTGGTCACGTGCGAGCTGCGCGGCGCCGCGCTCGACGTCGACACCGCGCAGGACCTCGCAGTGCTCGGCGGCCGCTCGACGTGCGGTCACGCGACCCGCGCCGTCCTCGACGCCTTCGCGAGCGAGCGCGCGCCTTTGCGCGACGGCTGA
- the rsmD gene encoding 16S rRNA (guanine(966)-N(2))-methyltransferase RsmD, giving the protein MRVIAGTAKGRRLRVPPGLRVRPSGARLRESAFGILEHRGAIEGARVLDLFAGTGALGIEALSRGARELVAVEHDRDVARILQANLQQTGVADRARVLVEPVERAIARLAAEAPFDLVLVDPPYRAGLAERALDALVARGVVAADGWILIEHARTEPLAWPNALVRELERPCGDSMLTLLRATAQPGDCREVPAHAHP; this is encoded by the coding sequence ATGCGCGTGATCGCAGGTACGGCCAAGGGCCGACGGCTGCGCGTGCCCCCTGGACTGCGCGTGCGACCGAGCGGTGCGCGGCTACGCGAATCCGCCTTTGGCATACTGGAGCATCGCGGCGCAATCGAAGGCGCTCGCGTCCTCGACCTGTTCGCCGGCACCGGCGCGCTCGGCATCGAGGCGCTGTCGCGTGGCGCTCGCGAGCTGGTCGCCGTGGAGCACGACCGTGACGTCGCGCGTATCCTGCAGGCCAACCTTCAGCAGACGGGCGTCGCCGATCGCGCTCGCGTGCTGGTCGAGCCGGTCGAGCGAGCCATCGCCCGGCTCGCCGCAGAAGCTCCGTTCGATCTCGTCCTGGTCGATCCTCCGTACCGCGCCGGGCTTGCCGAGCGCGCGCTCGACGCTCTCGTCGCGCGCGGCGTCGTGGCCGCGGACGGATGGATCCTCATCGAGCACGCTCGCACCGAGCCGCTCGCGTGGCCGAACGCGCTCGTGCGCGAGCTCGAGCGTCCGTGCGGCGACAGCATGCTGACGCTGCTGCGGGCCACGGCGCAGCCCGGTGATTGCCGCGAGGTTCCCGCACATGCCCACCCCTAG
- a CDS encoding 3-oxoacyl-ACP synthase III family protein, translated as MQPDDVRLLGIACHLPGDPVGNETLATALGTTPDELARETGIAQRHHAADGQGPSDLALRAATDALAAAGTSVGELGLIVFATATPDVTFPGAACFLQDKLAAPTVGALDVRAQSAGFLCALDLALAFSRLPVPGAASDARYARVLIAAGEVFSAGLDFSPRGRVLTPRLADGASAVVVGTGGSGPRVRALRWYTDGTLADRFWCEYPASRQYPVRITAQNLAEGRHYPSADLGTLAPIVETRLAEVAREVLEESGWKAGEVELAIFDYVAPETARAAARALDIADARTVVPTAQFGHVMAAGLPIALARAGELPRGARVLLAAAGPGLAWGAATLEI; from the coding sequence ATGCAGCCTGACGACGTGCGGCTGCTGGGAATCGCGTGTCACCTGCCGGGTGACCCGGTCGGCAACGAGACGCTGGCGACCGCGCTCGGCACGACGCCCGACGAGCTCGCGCGCGAGACCGGCATCGCGCAGCGGCATCACGCGGCGGACGGGCAGGGGCCCTCGGACCTCGCGCTGCGCGCCGCGACGGACGCGCTCGCGGCCGCGGGCACGAGCGTCGGCGAGCTCGGCTTGATCGTCTTTGCGACCGCGACGCCGGACGTCACCTTTCCGGGCGCGGCCTGCTTCCTGCAGGACAAGCTCGCGGCGCCGACGGTCGGCGCGCTCGACGTGCGGGCGCAGAGCGCGGGCTTCCTGTGCGCGCTCGATCTCGCGCTCGCGTTCTCGCGTCTGCCGGTGCCGGGTGCGGCGTCCGACGCGCGCTACGCGCGCGTGCTGATCGCGGCGGGCGAGGTGTTCTCGGCGGGGCTCGACTTCTCGCCGCGCGGGCGCGTGCTGACGCCGCGGCTCGCGGACGGCGCGAGCGCGGTGGTCGTCGGCACCGGCGGCAGCGGGCCGCGCGTGCGCGCGCTGCGCTGGTACACCGACGGCACGCTCGCCGACCGCTTCTGGTGCGAGTACCCGGCGAGCCGGCAGTACCCGGTGCGCATCACCGCGCAGAACCTCGCCGAGGGACGCCACTACCCGTCGGCCGACCTCGGCACGCTCGCGCCGATCGTCGAGACGCGTCTCGCCGAAGTCGCGCGCGAGGTGCTCGAGGAGAGCGGCTGGAAGGCGGGTGAGGTCGAGCTCGCGATCTTCGACTACGTCGCGCCCGAGACCGCGCGCGCCGCGGCGCGGGCGCTCGACATCGCGGACGCGCGCACCGTCGTGCCGACGGCGCAGTTCGGACACGTCATGGCGGCCGGCCTGCCGATCGCGCTCGCGCGCGCGGGCGAGCTGCCGCGCGGGGCGCGTGTCCTGCTCGCCGCGGCCGGCCCGGGGCTCGCGTGGGGCGCGGCGACGCTCGAGATCTGA
- a CDS encoding beta-ketoacyl-ACP synthase III gives MSSGGASVKRNRILGIGKAVPDHVVTNDMLSRVMETSDEWIQQRTGIRERRHITSDCGATDLGKIAAEEALRAAGLGIGDIDLIIFATLSPDIDWPSCACLLAAKLGARQIPAFDVKNQCSGFIYSLACADAMLHAGRARHALVVGGEIHSTGLDLTTRGREVGVIFGDGAAAVVLGPSGDAQKGILSTHLHAEGKFAEKLWLEAAASRKRPRIRPEDLEGDSPAAFPRMQGKFVFKHAVTRFPEVIREALEFNGLGLSDLDLLIPHQANLRINQFVAADLGLDESKVVNNIDRYGNTTAASIPLALYEAVHDGRVRDGSLVCLAAFGAGFTWAAALLRW, from the coding sequence ATGAGCAGCGGCGGGGCGAGCGTCAAGCGCAATCGAATTCTGGGCATCGGCAAGGCGGTTCCCGATCACGTCGTGACCAACGACATGCTGTCGCGCGTGATGGAGACCTCCGACGAGTGGATCCAGCAGCGCACCGGGATCCGCGAGCGCCGTCACATCACGTCCGACTGCGGCGCGACCGACCTCGGCAAGATCGCGGCGGAGGAGGCGCTGCGCGCCGCGGGTCTCGGGATCGGCGACATCGACCTGATCATCTTCGCGACGCTGTCGCCGGACATCGACTGGCCGTCGTGCGCGTGTCTGCTCGCGGCGAAGCTCGGCGCGCGCCAGATCCCCGCGTTCGACGTCAAGAACCAGTGCTCGGGCTTCATCTACAGCCTCGCCTGCGCGGACGCGATGCTGCACGCGGGACGCGCGCGTCACGCGCTGGTCGTCGGCGGCGAGATCCACTCGACCGGCCTCGACCTCACGACGCGCGGGCGCGAGGTCGGCGTGATCTTCGGCGACGGTGCCGCGGCCGTGGTGCTCGGACCGTCGGGCGACGCGCAGAAGGGCATCCTCTCGACGCACCTGCACGCCGAGGGCAAGTTCGCCGAGAAGCTCTGGCTCGAGGCGGCCGCGAGCCGCAAGCGTCCGCGCATCCGTCCGGAGGACCTCGAGGGCGACAGCCCCGCCGCGTTCCCGCGCATGCAGGGCAAGTTCGTCTTCAAGCACGCGGTGACGCGCTTCCCCGAGGTGATCCGCGAGGCGCTCGAGTTCAACGGCCTCGGCCTCTCGGACCTCGACCTGCTGATCCCGCACCAGGCGAACCTGCGCATCAACCAGTTCGTCGCCGCCGACCTCGGGCTCGACGAGTCGAAGGTCGTCAACAACATCGATCGCTACGGCAACACGACCGCGGCCTCGATTCCGCTCGCGCTCTACGAGGCGGTGCACGACGGTCGCGTGCGCGACGGCAGCCTCGTCTGCCTGGCCGCGTTCGGCGCCGGCTTCACGTGGGCGGCTGCGCTGCTGCGCTGGTGA
- a CDS encoding alanine-zipper protein: MRKMIEAGAIAAGLLMLVSAGTGCSSGQKGPSPAEQAASRAEAAASRAEAAATRAQQAADRAEAAASKAEAIFQKNMRK, encoded by the coding sequence ATGCGGAAGATGATCGAGGCGGGGGCCATTGCGGCCGGACTTCTCATGCTGGTGTCGGCTGGCACGGGCTGCTCGAGCGGTCAGAAGGGCCCGAGCCCGGCCGAGCAGGCCGCGAGCCGCGCCGAGGCGGCGGCGTCGCGCGCCGAGGCGGCTGCGACCCGTGCGCAGCAGGCCGCGGATCGCGCCGAGGCCGCAGCGTCGAAGGCCGAGGCGATTTTCCAGAAGAACATGCGCAAGTAA
- the menB gene encoding 1,4-dihydroxy-2-naphthoyl-CoA synthase — protein sequence MSYQDILYEVRDQVAWVTINRPQRRNAFRPETVDELIDAFKKAWADRGVGVVVLSGAGNTFCSGGDQKERGPHGYGDRPGIGLDVAGLHGVIRAIPKPVIAMVDGYAIGGGHVLHVVCDLTIASDRAIFGQVGPKMGSVDPGFGTAYLARVVGEKKAREIWFLCRQYGAQEALEMGLVNKVVPADRLREEVEAWCRELNAMSPTALKIAKASFNADTDHIHGNTELGFAALELYYGSPEGQEGRKAFEEKRPPEFAKFRR from the coding sequence GTGAGCTATCAGGACATTCTCTACGAGGTGCGCGACCAGGTCGCGTGGGTGACGATCAACCGGCCGCAGCGGCGCAACGCGTTTCGGCCCGAGACGGTCGACGAGCTGATCGACGCCTTCAAGAAGGCGTGGGCCGACCGCGGCGTCGGCGTCGTCGTCCTGTCTGGCGCCGGCAACACCTTCTGCTCGGGCGGCGACCAGAAGGAGCGCGGCCCGCACGGCTACGGCGACCGTCCCGGCATCGGGCTCGACGTCGCCGGCCTGCACGGCGTGATCCGCGCGATCCCGAAGCCGGTGATCGCGATGGTCGACGGCTACGCGATCGGCGGCGGACACGTGCTGCACGTCGTCTGCGACCTCACGATCGCGTCGGACCGCGCGATCTTCGGCCAGGTCGGACCGAAGATGGGCAGCGTCGACCCGGGCTTCGGCACCGCGTACCTCGCGCGCGTCGTCGGCGAGAAGAAGGCGCGCGAGATCTGGTTCCTGTGCCGTCAGTACGGCGCGCAGGAAGCGCTCGAGATGGGGCTCGTGAACAAGGTCGTTCCCGCGGATCGTCTGCGCGAGGAGGTCGAGGCGTGGTGTCGCGAGCTCAACGCGATGAGCCCGACCGCGCTCAAGATCGCCAAGGCGTCGTTCAACGCCGATACCGACCACATCCACGGCAACACCGAGCTCGGCTTCGCCGCGCTCGAGCTGTACTACGGGAGCCCCGAAGGTCAGGAGGGACGCAAGGCCTTCGAGGAGAAGCGCCCGCCCGAGTTCGCGAAGTTCAGACGCTGA
- a CDS encoding pyridoxal phosphate-dependent aminotransferase has product MRLSSRTKLIKPSATLAVTAEVARLRASGVEVIDFGAGEPDFDTPQRIKDAAIRALEAGMTKYTPVAGTKEVREAVVAKLKRVNGLEYSVDETIVSCGGKHTLYNAFQALFGPGDEVVLPAPFWVSYADMLVLAGATPVVVQAPASQGFKLRPEQLASAINERTRGVVLNSPSNPTGAAYQESELRALAEVLLKHPDVAIIADDVYEMLYFDDARPPHLLRIAPELRERTVIVNSVSKTYAMTGWRLGYAAAPADVVKAMATIQGQCTSNPTAIVQAAAVEALTGPQDELPAMVDEFRWRRDYVMQRLADLPGVTCVKPSGAFYAFPDVSGLFERRWRGEPLGNAQRVCAFLLAEARVALVAGDDFAAPQHIRLSYATSRTNLERGFDAIARALRTLE; this is encoded by the coding sequence ATGCGTCTTTCCTCCCGGACCAAGCTGATCAAGCCGTCGGCGACGCTCGCCGTGACGGCAGAGGTCGCGCGGCTGCGCGCGAGCGGCGTCGAGGTCATCGACTTCGGCGCCGGCGAGCCCGACTTCGACACCCCACAGCGCATCAAGGACGCGGCGATCCGCGCGCTCGAGGCCGGCATGACGAAGTACACGCCGGTCGCGGGCACGAAGGAAGTGCGCGAGGCGGTGGTCGCGAAGCTCAAGCGCGTGAACGGGCTCGAGTACTCGGTCGACGAGACGATCGTCAGCTGCGGCGGCAAGCACACGCTCTACAACGCGTTCCAGGCGCTGTTCGGACCGGGCGACGAGGTCGTGCTGCCGGCGCCGTTCTGGGTGAGCTACGCCGACATGCTCGTGCTCGCGGGCGCGACCCCGGTCGTCGTGCAGGCGCCGGCGTCGCAGGGCTTCAAGCTCCGTCCGGAGCAGCTCGCGTCGGCGATCAACGAGCGCACGCGCGGCGTCGTGCTCAACAGCCCGTCGAACCCGACCGGCGCCGCGTACCAGGAGAGCGAGCTGCGCGCCCTCGCGGAGGTGCTGCTGAAGCATCCCGACGTCGCGATCATCGCCGACGACGTCTACGAGATGCTCTACTTCGACGACGCGCGGCCGCCGCACCTGCTGCGCATCGCGCCCGAGCTGCGCGAGCGCACGGTGATCGTGAACTCGGTCTCGAAGACCTACGCGATGACCGGCTGGCGTCTCGGCTACGCGGCCGCGCCGGCCGACGTCGTGAAGGCGATGGCGACGATCCAGGGGCAGTGCACGTCGAACCCGACCGCCATCGTGCAGGCGGCGGCGGTCGAGGCGCTCACCGGCCCGCAGGACGAGCTGCCGGCGATGGTCGACGAGTTCCGCTGGCGGCGTGACTACGTGATGCAGCGACTCGCCGATCTGCCGGGCGTGACCTGCGTGAAGCCGTCGGGAGCGTTCTACGCCTTCCCCGACGTGTCGGGGCTGTTCGAGCGGCGCTGGCGCGGCGAGCCGCTCGGCAACGCGCAGCGCGTGTGCGCGTTCCTGCTCGCCGAAGCGCGCGTCGCGCTCGTCGCCGGCGACGACTTCGCGGCGCCGCAGCACATCCGACTTTCGTACGCGACGTCGCGGACGAACCTCGAGCGCGGCTTCGACGCGATCGCCCGTGCGCTGCGCACGCTCGAGTAG